A segment of the Lolium perenne isolate Kyuss_39 chromosome 3, Kyuss_2.0, whole genome shotgun sequence genome:
CAAGTTGGCCTGTTACCTTTTTTCGAGGGGTTAGTTGGCCTGTTACCTATGGAGTAGAAGAGGTAACACCTAACACAGCCCTAAAGATGTTGAGGATGTTCAAACACGCATACTACTGAGCTGGCTAATCCAGATAGGGCTTAGACTTCGGTAACAAACAGCAGCTGAACACAACTTGATGCAGTGGTAGCACTACAGTACCAGATCCAAATTCTAAGTCTCTCTCAGGAAGGGAGGCCAAAGGGAAGCAGAATTTACTGCAAGACCAGAAACAATGGTTCAGTAATTTATATTGCAATAAGAACATCTGCAAGATCAGAAACATTAGTAGACTACAGTACCAACTCCTCCATAATTGATGTTGctgttgttctctatatcaagaaAATCTGTAGGTTAACCAGCAGCTAGAAGGCACAATGTTAGCAAATGTGACCCAGATATAAAGTGGAAGTGAGGCGTTTCCTTCACATTATCCACATAGAACTGCACCGTCAAATGAAGGAGAAAGAAAACTGATTTCAGGAATTGGATACTGACAGTCAAATCAAGCAAACTGCTACAAATGAAAGAAAAACTTAAATTAAGCTCAACAATCCTTATCACCAAGTTGTAAAGCAAGTATGACTGCAGCCACCCCCTTTCTGAGCACACAGAATAGCCTCTTTTCTTCTGCCAGATACTTGAGATTTTTGACCTCTTGTGCATCAGCCTACACGCAAAGTAGTATCAGTTTGAGGAGAAACAACCCATCTTCTCACCTGGTATGTTACTTCATCCGATCGACCCCTTCCCCTCGCTAGGATTGAATTAATTTTGTTCATATAGCCACAAGTTATGCACCATCTGAGATATCGTTTCTTCCAACTTCTACAGCCTCACATCAGGAACAGACAAATGTGCACCATCCTCCTCTCACACAGCTAGCTTGGTTCTTAAATTTGATGTACACACCATCTCTACTACTACTGTGTTTGAAATTCTACAAGATTCTAAAAGTACGTACTATCTAACACTCCAAACTTGTCTGTCACTAAAAAATAAGATTTAACTAGAAATTTAGTGATGAAGTGAGGACATCCAATATAACTGAGAAAAACAGAATTGGTTTAGTACGAAGAGATGAAATTCGATAACATAACTATATTCAGACATGTTACTTTCGAAGCATAAAGAACATATGACCTTGATTAGTGTAAACCTGAGGAGGCTTGGTATCTACTAGCCATAGACCCATGGTATGTTGAGGAGATAGTAGGTGGTATTTCAGAAATTGTATTACTGCCTTATTCAGTTTTGACATGAATTGCCCCTAACTGAAAGTATTAGCCATTAGGCCAAAGAAAAATACTGGAGAATTATAAAGGAGTAAACAGATACAAACTAGTAAAACATTAACTTCTTTCACACCATTTAATCTCTTCAGACAATGATACATGACTCATAGCAAGCAACTAACAAACTAAATCAAAACTGCACCCTCAGCAGTGATCAATTTGTTATGGTCATCAATAAGTATAAAATTGTTCCCGACAAAAACAAAGGTTCAGAGTTATGTCAGAATGAAACTCTCATCTCCATGGCTAAACTAAGGAACATCTTTCATGGAAAGATAGATTAGAGGATGCACTGGAAACTGCAAGGATCATTTGTGAGCACTCTGCTTCTTCCATAATCCATATCAGTATCCACACAGAAATCAATAGTGCAGACATAGTACTATTCATTGATGCTTCAATACATTTGCAGAATAGCCTGGTTCACACTCAATATAACATGAGGATTAACCAGTTCACGACCACCATGCTTTCTTCTCTACTGATTGATGTAATGGACATAACAGGACTCACAAATCAATATCAACTTGCACTAGCCAAACCAGCTTACGGCTCAGAGAGAAATCTTGGTTGTGTAGTACGCATTTAAAAAATCCAATACACCGTTCTTGGATCAAGCAAATATGAATCTAGCAGGCACTTCCCCTTTACAAGCGGCAGCATAGTCTTCAGCTAGGTGTGGTGCAGCTTCATCGTGAGGGATGATGTACTTCTCCATGAATACCCTCTCGGTCACCGTGACTGCGGAAAAATAGCTCCTGTCCCGACCTAGCAGTCCATTTTCCTTGAGAAACTTGAAAACACAGTACCGTGGCCTAAGCCGGCCCTCCAGGCTATAAGTGAGCAATGCTGGCCGATGAGCAATGTATGCCGGTTCCAACCCCACCTCAGAGATAAGGAATTCCGACAGAATATGCAGAATGCCCTTAGATCTCACCAGCAGCATCGGAAGCTTAGAAATAGCAATGCCCACCTCGGCATCCGACCACCCCATCGTGCTCTTCAAGTAGTCCACTTGGGCAGCGACCTTCTCCTTGCTGAGGAATGAAACAGCGCGCAGCGCCTGCCTGAACATCCCAGACCCACGAGGCACGCCAATACTTTCGGCGCATGCCACCGCCGCATGGACGCGCTCTAGGTTGGCGCTGAGCAGCCGTGGCCAGGAGATGCACAGCTTGGCAATATCACAGTGATCTAGCCCGCACTCCCGCAGGAAGGCGACATTGGGCTTGACCACCTTCTCGAGGCTGACGAAGAGGAGGGTGGAGCTATTCATGAGTACCCGGAGGAGGTTCTCGTATGAACCGAGGAGGGACAGGTAGTACGGCACGTTGGAGACGATGGATCTGCGGCGGAAGGAGGCGGGGATGAGCGAGACGAGGCTCGCAATCTCAGTCTGCGAGAATCCGAGGGCGGTGAGCTCGACGGCGTTAGGTCCCAGAGTTGTCTCCACGCGAGTGCAGAGGAACTGCGGGTCCTTGGCGACGAGGACGGCGATGTCGGCGGTGGAGAATCCAAGACCGGAGAGGAAGGCGAGGACGGCATCGGGCTTGCAGGGGGATTTGAGGTGGGAGATCTTAGTGGAGGCCTTAAGGGCTTGCGGCCGGGTGAGGCCGCAGTTCTCGACGAGGTAGTCCACGGCAAAGCCAGGGCTTGGAGGAATGCGTGGGGCGGCTGCGGAGAGAAGGCGCTGCACCGAGGAGCCCAGAGAGGTGGCGGGAGAATAAAGGAGGTGGGTGAGGATGGAGCTACGGAGGCGGAGCATGGCGCAGGCGGCGGCGACGGGAAGCGGGGACGAGCGCCGCCACTGACagggagactctggttatttctGTCTACGGGATGAAGACTGGCGTTGACGGAACGGAAGCCCAGGAAAGAATTGTTCACGAGCCGAACTTGTGAGCGTAGTGGGCCTTGTTATCCCATGCGCTGCAAAAAAGATTCATATTTTCCTAAAAATTAAACTTTGCTGTAAGTTCCAGATTACAAAGATTCATATTTTCAGGGTACAATTTGAGCTCTGATTCAAATTAACTGGATCTGGATATACGAAGTAACTAAATCACTAGATGCTAGCTTATTTGTTGTGGTTGTCTAATTACATACAATCTCTCGAGGACAATACTACTCCAGCTTGCAAAGAGAAATAGGAGTGCTAGCAGAACATTCTAATACAATATATAAACACAAATAAGCTAAGAGATGAACATATCTTCTTTCGCTGCAAGACTTGCAACTTCCATCTCTGCCAAAATGACCCAAACTTCCAAACTACAAATGTCTCAGCTTCCAATACCAAATCTATTTGAACTCCATTTTCCTACTCATTTCAAAGAATAAAGAAACAGAATCCAGCACCAGTAGAGCGCCATAGGTGGAGGGGATGAAGCCTGGCTTATAACATGGAAAATTAAAACATAGCATGCATCTCCAATACATCCCAATTTCTGCCATGAGCTGCTGCAATTCGACTACATTGTCCACACATAGGACGCAGATACAGCATCATGTTACATTACCTCCTTTATGAGGTTATAAGATAGCTGTGGCCATCCACAAATTAAATTCAACTGGATAGCACCAGATTAATATAGCTAAACTGAACGGAGCAACTGCTTAACATTTGAGTGGAGGACAAgtagaaacacgtcgccaaagatGTCCAGGATGTTCAAACAGAATCACACACAGCGCTGAGGTGGCTAAAACACAAGCTTCTGCCGTGGTACCAACTACAGCACCAACACTTTCTCAGTCTTCGTCTCTCTCAGGAGGGAGGCCACAGGGAAGCAGCATTTTCTGCAAGACCAGAAACAGCGGTTCAATAAATTGTAATGCAATACCTCACAGATACAACTGCTCACAAACATGCAAATGGAGTATGGCCAAATACCACTGAAGGGGAATTACCTCAGATACTGGTAAACTTCAAACATGCTAAATTAGATGGCAACAAAATGAATTTGATAAAACAAATCAATTGCAGGTCCAACACAGCCTAGGTGCCCGCATAGAAATTCTGGGTACATATCTAACTTTTTTCTTCAATTCTGAGCGCAGTAGAATGGTAAAGATAAACCGTGGTATCAGATAGATAGCTTGGCTCCCCCAGTCTACAGTACATATCACAGAATGTACCAAACTACCAACCCTAGTAGGCTTTAAGACTGAAGCCTATCTAATAGAGAAAGGTAAAATCTGAATTGACAAACTGCAGCCTGCTAGGCTTGGATATAGATTTGCATCAGTTTGAAGGCAGGAAAGAGACAGTTTAACCAACCGTCTAGTATGTGTCTTGCTTCCAGCATTCAAcagaagcacaaacaatttttatTTGGACCATTCAGTTGATGTGGAACCTCTTCATGTTATACCTCTTGCATGTGAAAAAATGTCACAAATTTTATGTTTGTTAGATCAATCTTCACACTTTTGATTGCGAGCATTCTGAAACATCTACTTATAGACATGGATGGCCTGTTTGGTTCCCAAGCACACTTTGCCAAGCCTAACTTGGCAAGTGTGGCTGAAAATTTTTGTGCCACAAAGTGTGGCAAATCTTGGCAAAAAATTCACTCTATGACAGATGGACCACATGCGTAATAAAGTGTGGCAATGCTAAAGCGTGGCAGGAACCAAACATATGCCAAATTGCCAAACTTTGGCTTGGCAAAACGTGGCCGGGAACCTAACAGGCCCGGAGTGTCTCATACCATTTCAAGAAATCGCTACATAACTTGAGGTTCTCACAGGGGGTGTATCTCACATCAACTTATAAATGGAGAGTATCTCAGACTGTCACATCCGTGAAATATTCCTTCCTAGCAtggaaataaacaagttcaagctaGATACTGGACATGATATATTATGGCTTAGTACAGAAACCCTGCAGAGCTACAACTTGAAGAGTAGCAGCATCGAGGTGGTATTTAATGAGCTTGCAATGTCATACACATAAATGCAATTACATGGTGCGCGAAAATAATAAAAATGCCAAATATGAGGCAAAGA
Coding sequences within it:
- the LOC127340718 gene encoding transcription termination factor MTEF18, mitochondrial-like; this translates as MLRLRSSILTHLLYSPATSLGSSVQRLLSAAAPRIPPSPGFAVDYLVENCGLTRPQALKASTKISHLKSPCKPDAVLAFLSGLGFSTADIAVLVAKDPQFLCTRVETTLGPNAVELTALGFSQTEIASLVSLIPASFRRRSIVSNVPYYLSLLGSYENLLRVLMNSSTLLFVSLEKVVKPNVAFLRECGLDHCDIAKLCISWPRLLSANLERVHAAVACAESIGVPRGSGMFRQALRAVSFLSKEKVAAQVDYLKSTMGWSDAEVGIAISKLPMLLVRSKGILHILSEFLISEVGLEPAYIAHRPALLTYSLEGRLRPRYCVFKFLKENGLLGRDRSYFSAVTVTERVFMEKYIIPHDEAAPHLAEDYAAACKGEVPARFIFA